The proteins below are encoded in one region of Streptomyces roseirectus:
- a CDS encoding DEDDh family exonuclease produces MLEDRTLAASSPVDWPDVYPQGYAVVDVETTGLARDDRIVSAAVYRLDARGEVEDHWYTLVNPERDPGPVWIHGLTSDVLEGAPLFAEVAEEFSRRLEGRVLVAHNAVFDWQMIAREYARAKREAPVRQRLCTIVLSKELGLPLPNHKLETLAAHFGVVQQRAHHALDDARVLAEAFRPSLRAAAARGVRLPLHECRPLTEWQDRPASPLIGRQAGGYRPSSWRPSRKRPACPYPNPGRFEDGKPLKQGMRIAFSGDTSTERELLEDRAAEAGLHVSTSISRLTSLLVTNDPDSGTSKVVKARQFGTPVVDEAAFGQLLRDVAPADGP; encoded by the coding sequence ATGCTCGAAGACCGTACGCTCGCCGCCTCGTCGCCCGTTGATTGGCCTGACGTGTACCCGCAGGGGTACGCGGTGGTCGACGTGGAGACCACCGGGCTCGCCCGTGACGACCGGATAGTGTCGGCGGCGGTCTACCGGCTGGACGCGCGCGGGGAGGTCGAGGACCACTGGTACACGCTGGTCAACCCGGAGCGGGATCCGGGGCCGGTGTGGATCCACGGGCTGACGAGTGACGTGCTCGAAGGGGCGCCGCTGTTCGCGGAGGTCGCGGAGGAGTTCTCGCGGCGTCTGGAGGGCCGGGTGCTGGTGGCGCACAACGCGGTGTTCGACTGGCAGATGATCGCCCGTGAGTACGCGCGCGCGAAGCGCGAGGCGCCGGTGCGGCAGCGGCTGTGCACGATCGTGCTGAGCAAGGAGTTGGGCCTGCCGCTGCCCAACCACAAGCTGGAGACGCTGGCCGCGCACTTCGGCGTCGTGCAGCAGCGCGCGCACCACGCGCTCGACGACGCGCGCGTGCTCGCGGAGGCGTTCCGGCCGAGTCTGCGGGCCGCCGCCGCGCGCGGGGTGCGGCTGCCGCTGCACGAGTGCCGGCCGCTGACGGAGTGGCAGGACCGGCCGGCGTCGCCGTTGATCGGGCGGCAGGCGGGCGGGTACCGGCCGTCCAGTTGGCGGCCGTCCCGCAAGCGGCCCGCCTGCCCGTACCCGAACCCCGGGCGGTTCGAGGACGGCAAGCCGCTCAAGCAGGGCATGCGGATCGCGTTCTCCGGCGACACCTCGACCGAGCGGGAGCTGCTGGAGGACCGCGCGGCAGAGGCCGGTCTGCACGTCTCGACGTCCATCTCCCGGCTCACCAGCCTCCTGGTGACCAACGACCCGGACTCGGGCACCTCGAAGGTCGTCAAGGCCCGCCAGTTCGGCACGCCGGTCGTCGACGAGGCCGCGTTCGGCCAGCTCCTGCGGGACGTCGCGCCGGCCGACGGCCCGTAG